The Flavobacterium sp. 123 genome contains a region encoding:
- a CDS encoding transglutaminase domain-containing protein gives MKSSFLFLSLLYTLLSFGQVKVDYTLIDKKITAIPQSETQSATDIARYIDSNFKTEDDKIRTIFYWITSNISYDIANMYQVDFENNTSKRITKTLKTKKGICADYSMLFHEIASLTGIKSFVIEGYTKQNGKIDVLSHAWCAAKINNEWYLFDPTWGSGYVNNNKYTRKINNLYYKVAPSQMISSHIPFDYLWQFLNYPITNQEFINGKTQINKSKKKFDFISEISRYESLPKTDQLFESATRIEENGIKNQLISQAYAYTKTAWNNERENEITTKYNAIVTEFNEAINELNDFIYYRNNKFKPLLPDEEIKAKIQIPNDKFKKCQEALSLMTFSDPKNANNFNAMKKSVADGLAESEMHLKFVNDYLSKSKLIRKTMFTKVSWFGIPLN, from the coding sequence ATGAAAAGCAGTTTTTTATTTTTGTCTTTGTTATATACACTTTTAAGCTTTGGTCAAGTTAAAGTAGACTATACTTTGATTGATAAAAAAATTACTGCAATTCCTCAATCAGAAACGCAATCTGCCACAGATATTGCTCGTTATATTGATTCTAATTTTAAAACTGAAGACGATAAAATTCGAACTATTTTTTATTGGATTACATCAAATATTAGCTACGATATCGCTAATATGTATCAAGTTGATTTTGAGAACAACACTTCCAAAAGAATAACAAAAACATTAAAAACAAAAAAAGGAATTTGTGCAGACTATTCCATGCTATTTCATGAAATTGCTAGTTTAACAGGTATAAAATCCTTTGTAATTGAAGGATATACCAAACAAAATGGCAAAATAGATGTACTTTCACATGCTTGGTGTGCTGCTAAAATTAACAATGAATGGTATTTATTTGATCCAACTTGGGGCTCAGGGTATGTAAACAATAACAAGTACACCCGAAAAATCAATAATCTTTATTACAAAGTAGCGCCTTCGCAAATGATATCTTCGCACATACCATTTGATTACTTATGGCAATTTCTGAATTACCCTATAACAAATCAAGAATTTATAAACGGTAAAACCCAAATCAATAAATCAAAGAAAAAATTTGATTTTATAAGCGAAATTTCCAGATATGAATCTTTACCTAAAACGGATCAATTATTCGAATCTGCAACAAGAATTGAGGAAAATGGAATAAAAAATCAATTAATTTCACAAGCGTATGCCTACACAAAAACAGCTTGGAACAACGAACGCGAAAATGAAATTACGACTAAATACAATGCAATTGTAACCGAATTTAACGAAGCTATAAATGAGTTAAACGACTTTATTTATTATCGAAATAATAAATTCAAGCCCTTGCTACCCGATGAAGAAATTAAAGCAAAGATTCAAATTCCAAATGATAAATTTAAAAAATGTCAAGAGGCACTTTCGCTAATGACTTTTTCTGATCCAAAAAATGCTAATAACTTTAATGCTATGAAAAAATCAGTTGCTGATGGATTAGCTGAATCTGAAATGCATTTAAAGTTTGTAAACGATTATTTGAGTAAAAGCAAGTTGATACGCAAAACTATGTTTACTAAAGTTTCGTGGTTTGGAATCCCATTAAACTAA
- a CDS encoding PAS domain-containing sensor histidine kinase: MSFSDQRNLTRWVIIFASFLIISLILWNTYTFFQIFKNEERLKMSLWANAQKTLINAGSNTDVELPLQIFSNNTSIPIILTEKDRIINTVNIDEAIVNNKQSATEFLSNLKNENEPIIIEYAPGKFQKLYYGNSALLNKLKYYPIALLLIIVLFGGLVYNFYRSTKMATQNKLWAGMAKETAHQIGTPLSSLIGWVELLKAEHVAESTTFEIEKDIERLQTITDRFSKIGSEPKLERKDIIQETFQSYDYLQSRFSKQVEFSFKAPKDTIMVSLNTTLHSWTIENLVKNAIDAMKGKGKVALEIFEEDDYVKINVSDTGGGIQKKQFKTVFEPGFTTKKRGWGLGLSLTKRIVEEYHKGTIKVLHSEIGKGTTMQVSLKKSELV; encoded by the coding sequence ATGTCTTTTTCAGATCAAAGAAATTTAACACGTTGGGTTATCATTTTTGCTTCTTTTTTAATTATTTCATTAATTCTTTGGAATACCTATACTTTTTTTCAAATTTTCAAAAATGAAGAACGTTTAAAAATGAGTCTTTGGGCTAATGCACAAAAAACATTAATTAATGCAGGATCTAACACTGATGTTGAACTTCCGCTTCAGATATTTAGTAATAATACTTCAATCCCTATTATTTTAACCGAAAAAGACAGAATTATTAATACGGTAAATATCGATGAAGCAATTGTAAACAACAAACAGTCTGCAACTGAATTTTTATCCAATTTGAAGAATGAAAATGAACCGATAATAATTGAATATGCTCCAGGGAAATTTCAAAAGCTTTATTATGGAAATTCGGCATTATTGAATAAACTCAAATACTATCCCATTGCATTGTTACTAATCATTGTTTTGTTTGGAGGATTAGTCTATAATTTTTACAGAAGTACCAAAATGGCTACCCAAAATAAGCTATGGGCAGGAATGGCTAAAGAAACAGCGCATCAAATCGGGACGCCATTATCTTCACTGATTGGATGGGTGGAACTTTTGAAAGCGGAACATGTAGCGGAATCAACGACTTTTGAAATTGAAAAAGATATCGAGCGTTTGCAAACCATAACGGACCGATTTTCGAAAATTGGCTCTGAGCCTAAATTAGAACGTAAAGATATTATTCAAGAAACATTTCAATCGTATGATTATTTACAATCTCGATTTTCAAAACAAGTTGAGTTTTCTTTTAAAGCACCAAAAGATACCATTATGGTTTCTCTCAATACTACTTTACATAGTTGGACTATTGAAAATTTAGTTAAAAACGCAATCGATGCGATGAAAGGCAAAGGAAAAGTTGCCTTGGAGATTTTTGAAGAAGACGATTATGTCAAAATAAATGTTTCGGATACTGGAGGAGGAATTCAAAAAAAACAATTTAAAACAGTCTTTGAACCAGGTTTTACAACCAAAAAAAGAGGTTGGGGATTAGGACTTTCTTTAACTAAAAGAATTGTGGAAGAATACCATAAAGGAACGATAAAAGTGCTGCATTCCGAAATAGGGAAAGGGACAACAATGCAAGTAAGTCTGAAAAAAAGTGAATTAGTTTAA
- a CDS encoding DUF3127 domain-containing protein — protein sequence MEVTGKIKMIDQTKEVGSAGFKKRDVVVTTDEQYPQHILVQFVQDKCDLLNNFQVGEPVKIDINLRGREWTNPQGETVYFNTIQGWRIAKLQAEAPSAQTPPMPAAEAFAPATNLNEDEPDDLPF from the coding sequence ATGGAAGTTACAGGGAAAATAAAAATGATTGACCAAACTAAAGAGGTTGGTTCAGCAGGATTCAAAAAAAGAGATGTTGTTGTTACAACAGACGAACAATATCCACAACATATTTTAGTACAATTTGTTCAAGACAAATGTGACTTATTAAATAATTTTCAAGTAGGAGAACCTGTTAAAATTGACATCAATTTAAGAGGTCGTGAATGGACTAATCCACAAGGTGAAACTGTTTATTTCAACACAATACAAGGATGGAGAATTGCAAAACTTCAAGCTGAAGCTCCTTCTGCTCAAACTCCTCCTATGCCAGCTGCTGAAGCTTTTGCTCCTGCAACAAACTTAAACGAAGACGAACCAGACGATTTGCCATTTTAA
- a CDS encoding RDD family protein, translating into MENLNFTISTDLLASPVQRFFNLIIDLLIIYAILLGIETTIKIISDVTNSRFLSEEIENLDLIDQCVIGIIIAILYYSLTEIYFSRSLAKYFTKTVVTMKDGSKPDNKTIFMRTFCRLIPIDFLTFLKIPARGWHDTISGTYVVKKHPFVEKKGWF; encoded by the coding sequence ATGGAAAATCTAAACTTCACTATCTCTACGGATTTATTAGCATCACCCGTCCAACGTTTTTTTAATTTAATCATTGACTTACTCATTATATATGCTATACTTCTTGGTATAGAAACAACAATAAAAATAATTTCAGACGTTACTAACAGTCGGTTTTTATCAGAGGAAATTGAAAATTTAGATCTTATCGATCAATGTGTAATAGGGATTATAATTGCTATTTTATATTATAGTCTAACTGAAATTTATTTTTCTAGATCATTAGCAAAATATTTTACAAAAACTGTTGTAACAATGAAAGACGGCTCAAAACCGGATAATAAAACCATTTTTATGCGTACTTTTTGCAGATTAATTCCAATCGATTTTTTAACTTTCTTAAAAATTCCAGCTCGAGGTTGGCATGATACTATTTCAGGAACTTATGTAGTAAAAAAACATCCTTTTGTAGAAAAAAAGGGATGGTTTTAA
- a CDS encoding deoxyguanosinetriphosphate triphosphohydrolase, whose protein sequence is MNWEQLLSLKRQGDKGKRLRIEQDDTRLGFEVDYDRIIFSSAFRSLQDKTQVIPLSKTDFVHTRLTHSLEVSVVGRSLGRLVGKKIIEKYPHLKEVHGYHMNDFGAIVAAASLAHDIGNPPFGHSGEKAIGEYFSIGNGQQFKDQLSPKQWQDLVDFEGNANGFSVLTASRPGIEGGLRISYATLGAFMKYPKESLPKKPTKNIADKKYGFFQTDKDFFQDVAADMGMIPNKSGNDIGFERHPLAYLVEAADDICYTIIDFEDGINLGLVQEEFALEYLIKLVKDAIDTAKYKTLTTKEDRISYLRALAIGSLINDAVKVFIENEAAILNGNFPYALTDKSKFKAQMDDIINISVKNIYQSREVIEKEIVGYQIIQTLLDKFITAFNNKYNGTASNYDKLILKMLPEKHDLEKDNVYERLLHICHYVSMLTDGNALELYDTINGRKKT, encoded by the coding sequence ATGAACTGGGAACAACTTTTATCATTAAAAAGACAAGGCGACAAAGGCAAGAGATTGCGTATAGAACAAGACGATACAAGATTAGGATTTGAAGTCGATTACGATAGAATCATTTTCTCGTCTGCTTTTAGAAGTTTACAAGATAAAACACAAGTTATTCCGCTTTCAAAAACTGATTTTGTTCACACCAGACTAACACATAGTTTAGAAGTTTCAGTAGTGGGTCGTTCATTAGGAAGATTAGTAGGTAAAAAAATAATCGAAAAATACCCGCATCTAAAAGAAGTTCATGGCTATCATATGAATGACTTTGGAGCCATTGTCGCTGCCGCTTCTTTGGCACATGACATTGGAAATCCTCCTTTTGGTCATTCGGGTGAAAAAGCAATAGGCGAATATTTTTCTATTGGAAACGGACAACAATTCAAAGACCAATTATCTCCAAAACAATGGCAAGATTTAGTCGATTTTGAAGGAAATGCAAATGGCTTCTCTGTGCTTACGGCTAGTCGCCCAGGAATTGAAGGTGGACTGCGCATATCGTATGCTACTTTGGGCGCTTTTATGAAATACCCAAAAGAAAGTTTGCCTAAAAAACCAACAAAAAATATTGCAGACAAAAAATATGGTTTTTTCCAAACCGACAAAGACTTCTTTCAAGATGTTGCTGCTGATATGGGGATGATTCCAAATAAATCAGGAAATGATATTGGTTTTGAAAGACATCCATTAGCTTATTTAGTCGAAGCTGCTGATGATATTTGTTATACCATTATTGATTTTGAAGACGGGATAAATTTAGGATTAGTACAAGAAGAATTTGCTTTGGAATACTTGATAAAACTAGTAAAAGACGCTATCGATACTGCTAAATACAAAACACTAACTACTAAAGAAGACCGCATTAGTTACTTAAGAGCATTGGCAATTGGAAGTTTGATTAATGATGCAGTAAAAGTATTTATCGAAAATGAAGCAGCCATTTTAAACGGTAATTTCCCTTATGCTTTAACCGATAAAAGCAAGTTTAAAGCCCAAATGGACGACATTATCAATATCAGTGTAAAAAATATTTATCAGAGCCGAGAAGTAATCGAAAAAGAGATTGTAGGATACCAAATTATTCAAACTTTACTGGATAAATTTATAACAGCTTTCAATAATAAATACAACGGAACGGCTTCAAATTATGATAAATTAATTTTGAAAATGTTGCCTGAAAAACATGATTTAGAAAAAGACAATGTGTACGAAAGATTGCTTCATATATGCCATTATGTTTCTATGCTAACAGATGGAAATGCATTGGAACTTTACGACACAATTAACGGCAGAAAAAAAACCTAA
- the tyrS gene encoding tyrosine--tRNA ligase, producing MKNFIEEVTWRGMLHDVMPGTEEHLMEQMRVAYVGIDPTADSLHIGHLVGVMLLKHFQISGHKPLALVGGATGMIGDPSGKSNERNLLDEATLRHNQEAIKEQLSRFLDFTSDAANAAELVNNYDWMKNFSFLDFIRDVGKHITVNYMMAKDSVKKRLSSEAAEGMSFTEFTYQLVQGYDFLHLYREKKCTLQMGGSDQWGNITTGTELVRRIASGKAYALTCPLITKADGTKFGKSEGGNIWLDAARTSPYKFYQYWLNTSDIDAEKYIKIFTFLSKEEIQDLTEKHREAPHLRLLQKRLAEEITVMVHSAADLENAIKASGILFGNATAEDLKQLDEATFLEVFDGVPQAEIAKSEIESGLDIVTVLNEKTGFFKSNGEARRALTANSISVNREKVTEEFVLSSKDLINNQFVLLQSGKKNYFVIRVK from the coding sequence ATGAAGAATTTTATTGAAGAAGTGACTTGGAGAGGAATGCTCCACGATGTTATGCCAGGCACAGAAGAACATTTGATGGAACAAATGCGTGTGGCGTATGTGGGGATTGACCCAACTGCAGATTCATTGCATATAGGACATTTAGTTGGAGTTATGTTGTTAAAGCATTTCCAAATATCTGGACACAAACCATTAGCATTAGTTGGTGGAGCAACAGGAATGATTGGTGATCCGTCTGGAAAATCGAATGAGAGAAATTTATTGGATGAAGCAACTTTACGTCACAATCAAGAAGCTATAAAAGAACAATTATCTCGTTTTCTAGATTTCACATCGGATGCAGCTAATGCAGCTGAGTTAGTGAATAATTACGACTGGATGAAGAATTTTTCTTTTCTTGATTTTATTCGTGATGTTGGTAAACATATTACCGTCAATTATATGATGGCAAAAGATTCTGTAAAGAAACGATTGTCTTCAGAAGCTGCCGAAGGAATGTCATTCACAGAGTTTACCTATCAATTGGTTCAAGGATATGACTTTTTGCATTTGTATAGAGAGAAAAAATGTACGCTTCAAATGGGTGGAAGTGACCAATGGGGAAATATAACTACGGGAACTGAATTAGTTCGTAGAATAGCCAGCGGAAAGGCCTATGCATTGACTTGTCCATTGATTACAAAAGCGGATGGAACTAAGTTTGGAAAATCCGAAGGAGGGAATATTTGGTTGGATGCGGCTAGAACTTCTCCGTATAAATTTTACCAATATTGGTTGAATACTTCTGATATTGATGCAGAGAAATACATTAAGATTTTTACTTTTTTATCCAAAGAAGAAATACAGGATTTAACGGAGAAACACAGAGAAGCACCGCATTTACGTTTGTTACAAAAGCGTTTAGCGGAAGAAATTACTGTAATGGTACATTCTGCTGCCGATTTAGAAAACGCCATTAAAGCATCTGGAATTCTTTTTGGAAATGCAACTGCTGAAGATTTGAAACAATTAGATGAAGCTACTTTCTTGGAAGTTTTTGACGGAGTTCCTCAAGCTGAAATTGCAAAATCAGAAATCGAAAGTGGACTTGATATTGTAACTGTTTTGAATGAAAAAACAGGATTTTTTAAATCAAATGGAGAAGCGAGAAGAGCGTTGACCGCTAATTCTATTTCAGTGAATAGAGAAAAAGTTACCGAAGAATTTGTGCTTTCATCCAAAGATTTGATTAACAATCAATTTGTTTTATTACAAAGTGGAAAGAAAAATTATTTTGTTATTCGAGTAAAATAA
- a CDS encoding NAD-dependent epimerase/dehydratase family protein, whose product MVLVTGGTGLVGAHILLHLIENDENVRAIYRSISSIEKTKSLFALYQKATLFEKIEWVQADIIDVPSLENVFDDIEYVYHCAALISFDPKDEDLIRKTNIEGTANIVNFCIAKDIKKLCFISSIAALGDLGPQEKMISETTEWNPEKPHSDYAISKYGAEMEVWRGQQEGLNVIIVNPGVILGPGFREQGSGKLFTEVAKGLSFYTLGKTGFVAVTDVVRMAFELMKSSITNDRFTLVAENMVFKEVLDAIADGLKVKKTRIHAKPILTEIYWRIDWFLATFLFKKRSFTRANAKASYSKNLYSNEKIKAVLNTEFTHINTYINTISGL is encoded by the coding sequence ATGGTTTTAGTAACAGGAGGAACAGGATTAGTTGGTGCTCATATATTGCTTCATTTGATTGAAAATGATGAAAATGTACGTGCCATTTATCGAAGTATATCTTCTATTGAAAAAACAAAATCTCTTTTTGCTTTATATCAAAAAGCTACTTTATTTGAAAAAATAGAATGGGTTCAGGCTGATATTATTGATGTTCCCTCATTAGAAAATGTTTTTGATGATATAGAATATGTATATCATTGTGCCGCATTAATTTCATTTGACCCAAAAGACGAAGATTTAATTCGCAAAACTAACATCGAAGGAACAGCTAATATTGTGAATTTTTGCATTGCTAAAGACATAAAAAAATTATGTTTTATAAGCTCTATCGCAGCCCTTGGTGATTTAGGACCACAAGAAAAAATGATTTCAGAAACCACAGAATGGAATCCAGAAAAACCACATAGTGATTATGCTATTTCAAAATATGGTGCTGAAATGGAAGTTTGGCGTGGACAACAAGAAGGGCTTAATGTAATTATTGTTAATCCTGGAGTTATACTTGGCCCTGGTTTTAGAGAACAAGGAAGCGGAAAACTTTTTACAGAAGTAGCTAAAGGACTTTCTTTTTATACTTTGGGAAAAACCGGCTTTGTTGCAGTAACTGACGTAGTTAGAATGGCTTTTGAATTAATGAAAAGTTCAATTACTAACGATCGTTTTACTCTTGTTGCCGAAAATATGGTCTTCAAAGAAGTATTAGACGCAATAGCCGATGGTTTAAAAGTAAAAAAAACTAGAATTCACGCAAAACCTATATTAACTGAAATTTATTGGAGAATAGATTGGTTTTTGGCTACTTTTTTATTCAAGAAAAGAAGTTTTACAAGAGCTAACGCAAAAGCTTCTTATTCGAAAAACTTATATTCGAATGAAAAAATAAAAGCTGTTTTAAATACGGAATTCACCCATATCAATACTTACATAAATACCATTTCTGGTTTATAA